The genomic region ACTCATCGGGCGTATCGAGTTCTGGTGGCACGACAAGGTGATAGACTTTGAGCAGGCTGACCAGTTCAGGATGCTGAAAGCCCTTCTGGACCAGCTAAACAGGATAGGCCATCGGGAAAACAAAACCGCAAGGACAGAGAATCAGGCCGAGACGGGAAGCTCCACAAGCATCCGGGATAATCTTGGCTGGGCTGTCGCGGCCATCATGGCCTTTGTCCTTATTGGTGCAGGATATTCTTCAGCAATCCGCCGGAAAAGGGCCCGTCAGAAGCACCCTGCAACCGGATACTATCTCCAGCTTGCCGCAGTTCTTGGAATCAATGACCCCGAGGACGGTGGAATTCCCGCCGGGAAGGCAGTGTCTGATGCCGTTGACCGCCGGAAACTTACTCCAGCCCAGCGGGAGCGGATCCGCCTCTGGGTAGAAATGTACCACCAGGGCCGGTTTGGCCATATCGAAGGAAAACCTGGCGTCAAGCAGCTTGGTCTTCTGACCAGCGAATTAATAGCATCCCTGAGCATGCCGGAATCACCGGCGAACCCCGAGCACAAAGAGTCATGACGAAGATGGTCCGGCGGTTCCTGTCGGCACATGTTCCGGCAACGCACCAATCCCGGCCTTGATTCCTGTCACCTTATAGACCGATACGGCCTGCTGCTTTCCCTTGAGCTGAAGATCGCCTGCGTGCTCGGCATCAACAAGATGCTTCACCTTCTCATACGTAGAACCGCTTATGGCAATCTCCCCACGGCGCGCCTGACCTTCCAGTCGAGCAGCTGTGTTCACGCCATCGCCGATCGCCGTATAATCATAGCGCTCCTCGGTTCCTATATTCCCCACAACCACTTCGGCAGTATTGATACCAATTCCTACTTCCACCGGCTTCCAGCCCCATTCGATACGCAGCACATTTTCTGCATTTACTGCATCACGGATCCGGAGTGCGGCTCGAACAGCCCGCTCGGCGTGGTCGTCAAAATAGATCGGGGCGCCAAACAGCGCCATCACGCAGTCACCGATAAACTTGTCCAGCGTGCCCAGTTCATCACCAATAATGGCAGCCATCAGTTTGAAATACTTGTTCAGGATATTAACCACATCGCGGGGATTCATCTCTTCGGACATTGTGGTGAACCCGCGAATATCAACGAACATGACCGTCACGGCCTGGCTTTTCCCCCCCAGTTGAAGCTGTGTCGGGTTGGAAAGCACCTGGTCCAGCAGGCCCTTGGATACATACCGGCCGAGGGCATTTGTCTCCTGTTCCTTACGGAGCAGTTTCGCCGCCATCCGGTTGAATGCATGCGTGATTGCGCCAATTTCATCCGAGGTCGTTACCGGCGTCACGTAGTCGAGCTTGCCCCGGCCGACAATTTCGATTCCGCTCTTGAGAGTGGATAGCGGATTAACCAGCAACCGGGCGACCAGCATCGTGAGCATGACACCGAGAATGAAGATCGGCAGCGCAACCAGCGATACCCGGCGCGCACTTTCGACGAATGCCAGCCGTATCTGATGCTCAAGGTTTACCAGAACCACAAGTCCGCCAATGGTGCGGTTCTTGAAGCTGACAGGAACCCATATCTGGCGCGTGCTTAGAATTTTCGTCAGGGCTGGCTGGTCTGTAACTTGAAATGGCTGACGGGTAACCGGATCAAAGTAGCGCTCGCCCGCATAGTTAATTTCAAGGGCTGACAGCACTCTTGCCTCATGATCAATAAAGAATGCCCCCACTACCTCCGGACGGCTTCGGAACACATCGAGCGCATCGCCCATGATAAGATCGTCCTGGATAAGGATAGATTCCTTTGCATACTTGGCCACCGTCTCCGACAGTGCGAGAAACGATTTTTCCTGTGCATTTTCGATCGATGCCTTTTCCTGAAAAAGCAGGACACCCGCAACCGATCCCACAGCAAGCACCAGAATGCCGACAACCAGCGTCTCAAGCTTGAGCAGCAGG from Deltaproteobacteria bacterium harbors:
- a CDS encoding HAMP domain-containing protein; translated protein: MSTAKPATVKANSPAKPVARPVRPSGNVSPGVQAETEFRQRATLLLKLETLVVGILVLAVGSVAGVLLFQEKASIENAQEKSFLALSETVAKYAKESILIQDDLIMGDALDVFRSRPEVVGAFFIDHEARVLSALEINYAGERYFDPVTRQPFQVTDQPALTKILSTRQIWVPVSFKNRTIGGLVVLVNLEHQIRLAFVESARRVSLVALPIFILGVMLTMLVARLLVNPLSTLKSGIEIVGRGKLDYVTPVTTSDEIGAITHAFNRMAAKLLRKEQETNALGRYVSKGLLDQVLSNPTQLQLGGKSQAVTVMFVDIRGFTTMSEEMNPRDVVNILNKYFKLMAAIIGDELGTLDKFIGDCVMALFGAPIYFDDHAERAVRAALRIRDAVNAENVLRIEWGWKPVEVGIGINTAEVVVGNIGTEERYDYTAIGDGVNTAARLEGQARRGEIAISGSTYEKVKHLVDAEHAGDLQLKGKQQAVSVYKVTGIKAGIGALPEHVPTGTAGPSSS